In a single window of the Ancylobacter polymorphus genome:
- a CDS encoding heme lyase CcmF/NrfE family subunit translates to MNPEIGHYALVLSLAVAILMTAIPIWGARTGDAALMRVGSTLALVLAGFVGLSFATLVVAYVQSDFSVLNVVENSHSAKPLLYRITGTWGNHEGSMLLWVLVLALFAALVALFGGNLPARLKANVLGVQGAVAVAFLLFILLTSNPFIRVVPPPAEGQDLNPILQDIGLAIHPPLLYLGYVGFSITFAFAVAALIEGRIDAAWARWVRPWALTAWAFLTLGIAMGSYWAYYELGWGGWWFWDPVENASLMPWFAGTALIHSAVVMEKRDALKVWTVLLAILAFSLSLLGTFLVRSGVLTSVHAFATDPSRGVFILAILVFFIGGSLALYALRAPMLRQGGLFAPVSREGALVLNNLLLTAAAAAVLVGTLYPLALEAYNGAKITVGPPYFNLTVGALMLPVAFAMPFGPLLAWKRGDLAGAAQRLMAAFGAAIVIAALAAYAQGGGPLLAPFGMGLAAFVVIGAVAEVTERAGFGRVPRATAFARLRGLPRSVFGAALAHAGVGVCLFGIIAETSWNAERITGVKVGGRFDVGGYELTLDRLEPRNGPNYRDLVGVFTIRRGGVDIGTIESSKRLFTARNMPTTESGIRTFGFSQLYVSLGDELPGGGVGVRAYWKPYVTLIWIGSIIMALGGALSLSDRRLRVGAPKPAKKPKPKADGASPVPAE, encoded by the coding sequence ATGAACCCGGAAATCGGCCATTACGCGCTGGTGCTCTCGCTCGCCGTCGCCATCCTGATGACGGCGATCCCGATCTGGGGCGCGCGTACCGGTGACGCGGCGCTGATGCGGGTCGGTTCGACCCTCGCGCTGGTGCTGGCCGGCTTTGTCGGCCTGTCCTTCGCCACGCTTGTCGTGGCCTATGTGCAGTCCGATTTCTCGGTGCTCAACGTGGTCGAGAACTCGCACTCGGCCAAGCCGCTGCTCTACCGCATCACCGGCACATGGGGGAACCATGAGGGCTCGATGCTGCTCTGGGTGCTGGTGCTGGCGCTGTTCGCGGCGCTGGTGGCGCTGTTCGGCGGCAATCTGCCGGCGCGGCTGAAGGCCAATGTGCTGGGCGTGCAGGGCGCGGTGGCGGTGGCGTTCCTGCTGTTCATCCTGCTCACCTCCAACCCGTTCATAAGGGTGGTGCCCCCGCCGGCGGAGGGGCAGGACCTCAACCCGATCCTGCAGGATATCGGCCTCGCCATCCATCCGCCGCTGCTTTATCTCGGCTATGTCGGTTTCTCCATCACCTTCGCCTTCGCCGTCGCCGCGCTGATCGAGGGGCGGATCGACGCCGCCTGGGCGCGCTGGGTGCGGCCCTGGGCGCTGACCGCTTGGGCCTTCCTGACGCTCGGCATCGCCATGGGGTCCTACTGGGCCTATTACGAGCTCGGCTGGGGCGGCTGGTGGTTCTGGGACCCGGTGGAGAACGCCTCGCTGATGCCGTGGTTCGCCGGCACGGCGCTGATCCATTCCGCCGTGGTGATGGAAAAGCGCGACGCGCTGAAAGTGTGGACGGTGCTGCTCGCCATCCTCGCCTTCTCGCTGTCGCTGCTCGGCACCTTCCTCGTGCGCTCGGGCGTGCTGACCTCGGTGCATGCCTTCGCCACCGATCCCTCGCGCGGCGTGTTCATCCTCGCCATCCTCGTCTTCTTCATCGGCGGCTCTTTGGCGCTCTATGCGCTGCGCGCACCGATGCTGCGGCAGGGCGGGCTGTTCGCGCCGGTGTCGCGCGAGGGCGCGCTGGTGCTCAACAATCTTCTGCTCACCGCCGCTGCCGCCGCGGTGCTGGTCGGCACGCTCTACCCGCTGGCGCTGGAGGCCTATAATGGCGCCAAGATCACGGTGGGTCCGCCCTATTTCAACCTCACCGTCGGCGCGCTCATGCTCCCCGTCGCCTTCGCCATGCCGTTCGGGCCGCTGCTGGCCTGGAAGCGCGGCGATCTCGCCGGCGCCGCCCAGCGGCTGATGGCGGCGTTCGGCGCGGCCATCGTCATCGCCGCGCTGGCGGCCTATGCGCAGGGCGGCGGCCCGCTGCTGGCGCCCTTCGGCATGGGGCTCGCCGCCTTCGTGGTGATCGGCGCGGTGGCGGAAGTGACCGAGCGCGCCGGCTTCGGCCGGGTGCCGCGGGCGACCGCCTTCGCCCGGCTGCGCGGCCTGCCGCGTTCGGTGTTCGGCGCGGCGCTGGCCCATGCCGGCGTCGGCGTCTGCCTGTTCGGCATCATCGCCGAAACCAGCTGGAACGCCGAGCGCATCACCGGGGTGAAGGTCGGCGGGCGGTTCGATGTCGGCGGCTATGAGCTGACCCTCGACCGGCTGGAGCCGCGCAACGGGCCGAATTACCGCGATCTCGTGGGCGTGTTCACCATCCGCCGTGGCGGGGTCGATATCGGCACCATCGAATCCTCGAAGCGCCTGTTCACCGCCCGCAACATGCCGACGACGGAATCGGGCATCCGCACCTTCGGCTTCAGCCAGCTCTATGTCAGCCTCGGGGATGAACTGCCCGGCGGCGGGGTGGGCGTGCGCGCCTATTGGAAGCCCTATGTGACGCTGATCTGGATCGGCTCCATCATCATGGCGCTGGGCGGCGCGCTCTCGCTCAGTGACCGGCGCCTGCGCGTCGGGGCGCCGAAGCCGGCGAAGAAACCGAAGCCCAAGGCGGACGGCGCGTCGCCGGTGCCGGCGGAGTGA
- the ccmE gene encoding cytochrome c maturation protein CcmE — MTRKKRRLLVISGAAAVLALSAGLVLFALNDTIVFFRTPSEIAAEGTQPGTRLRLGGLVKDGSVQHTDGTHVRFVITDHGADMSVAYVGLLPDLFREGQGVIAEGVIAPDGSFAADSVLAKHDETYMPKEVADALKKQGVWKEGEATQ, encoded by the coding sequence ATGACCCGCAAGAAACGCCGCCTCCTGGTCATTTCCGGCGCCGCCGCCGTGCTTGCCTTGTCCGCCGGGCTGGTGCTGTTCGCGCTCAACGACACCATCGTGTTCTTCCGTACCCCGAGCGAGATCGCCGCCGAGGGCACGCAGCCCGGCACGCGGCTGCGGCTCGGCGGGCTGGTGAAGGATGGCAGCGTGCAGCATACGGACGGCACGCATGTGCGCTTCGTCATCACCGACCATGGCGCGGATATGAGCGTCGCCTATGTCGGCCTGCTGCCCGATCTTTTTCGCGAGGGGCAGGGGGTGATCGCCGAGGGCGTCATCGCGCCCGATGGCAGCTTTGCCGCCGACAGCGTGCTGGCCAAGCATGACGAGACCTATATGCCGAAGGAAGTCGCCGACGCGCTGAAGAAGCAGGGCGTGTGGAAGGAAGGGGAGGCGACGCAGTGA
- the ccmI gene encoding c-type cytochrome biogenesis protein CcmI: MLLWIAFSLMTGAAILAVLWPLRTGAAGPAASTAEADLAVYRDQLAEIERDRAAGLIAPAEGEAARTEVARRILRATAERASEGEASGEGRRRRVVAVVALLGVPLLAGGLYLSLGSPLYPPQPLAQRLEAQPNPSDIAILIRKVESHLEANPNDGRGYEVVAPIYARIGRLDDAARAWANAIRLLGPSAQRETGLGEALTAQAGGVVTAEAKAAFEAALAADPQDPKAQYFLGLAAEQDGQKEQAAARWSALVAQSPPDAPWLGLLREALARIGAPVPVAAGPGPGAADVAAAESLTPEQREAMVRGMVERLEARLAQQGDDIEGWLRLMRAWTVLGQQDKAKTAAGQARTHFASDTAALGRIDALARELGLES; the protein is encoded by the coding sequence ATGTTGCTGTGGATCGCCTTTTCGCTGATGACCGGCGCCGCCATTCTGGCGGTGCTGTGGCCGTTGCGCACGGGCGCGGCGGGGCCCGCCGCCAGCACGGCCGAGGCCGATCTCGCGGTCTATCGCGACCAGTTGGCGGAAATCGAGCGCGACCGCGCCGCCGGCCTCATCGCCCCCGCCGAGGGCGAGGCCGCCCGCACCGAAGTCGCCCGGCGCATTCTGCGCGCCACCGCCGAGCGGGCGAGCGAGGGGGAAGCCTCGGGCGAAGGCCGCCGCCGGCGCGTCGTCGCCGTGGTGGCACTGCTCGGCGTGCCGCTGCTGGCCGGCGGGCTGTATCTTTCCCTGGGCTCGCCGCTCTACCCGCCGCAGCCGCTGGCGCAGCGGCTGGAGGCGCAGCCCAACCCTTCCGACATCGCCATTCTCATCCGCAAGGTGGAAAGCCATCTCGAAGCCAACCCGAATGACGGGCGCGGCTATGAGGTGGTGGCGCCGATCTATGCCCGCATCGGCCGGCTCGACGATGCCGCCCGCGCCTGGGCCAATGCCATCCGTCTGCTCGGTCCCAGCGCCCAGCGCGAGACCGGCCTCGGCGAGGCGCTGACCGCGCAGGCCGGCGGGGTGGTGACCGCCGAGGCCAAGGCGGCGTTCGAGGCGGCGCTGGCGGCCGATCCGCAAGACCCCAAGGCACAGTATTTCCTCGGCCTCGCCGCCGAGCAGGACGGGCAGAAAGAGCAGGCGGCGGCGCGCTGGAGCGCGCTGGTCGCCCAGTCCCCGCCCGATGCGCCGTGGCTCGGCCTGCTGCGCGAGGCGCTGGCCCGCATCGGCGCGCCGGTCCCGGTCGCCGCCGGCCCCGGCCCCGGTGCCGCCGATGTGGCGGCGGCGGAAAGCCTGACGCCGGAGCAGCGCGAGGCCATGGTGCGCGGCATGGTCGAGCGGTTGGAGGCCCGGCTGGCGCAGCAGGGCGACGATATCGAGGGCTGGCTGCGGCTGATGCGCGCCTGGACCGTGCTCGGCCAGCAGGACAAGGCGAAGACTGCCGCCGGCCAGGCCCGCACCCATTTCGCCAGCGACACGGCGGCGCTTGGCCGCATCGACGCGCTGGCGCGCGAACTGGGGCTGGAGAGCTGA